The Arachis hypogaea cultivar Tifrunner chromosome 16, arahy.Tifrunner.gnm2.J5K5, whole genome shotgun sequence genome contains a region encoding:
- the LOC112754706 gene encoding uncharacterized protein gives MSSRTLRRRLHHGDVGDRSRAHYESSGLDNLSEPLLGDDESYGSRRTNELDDTWDDERKKAQFHWTFLFSNLIAQWAQWFANIVLGSGSLIGRILSLPSTALNGPNNRMHPLSLSSLQEERLRNLRHRLEVPFDGSKTEHQDALKQLWKLAYPDRELPSLKSELWKDMGWQGSDPSTDFRGGGFVSLENLIFFALKYPESFQRLLHKKDGVRAEWEYPFAVAGINISFMLVQMLDLQAGSPSSSSGIRFLKLLEEDEMAFDMLYCVAFQMMDAQWLAKRATYMEFNDVLKSTRTQLERELALDDIFSVKDLPAYNMLR, from the exons ATGTCATCAAGAACACTGAGAAGAAGGCTCCATCATGGGGATGTTGGTGATAGAAGCAGGGCGCACTACGAGAGTTCGGGATTGGATAATTTGAGTGAGCCCTTACTGGGCGACGATGAATCATATGGTAGTAGGAGG ACAAATGAACTTGATGATACTTGGGATGATGAGAGGAAGAAAGCACAGTTTCATTGGACATTCTTATTTTCGAACCTTATTGCGCAGTGGGCACAGTGGTTTG CTAACATTGTACTAGGATCTGGATCACTTATTGGGCGTATTCTATCTTTACCTTCTACTGCTCTAAATGGGCCAAACAATAGGATGCATCCTCTTTCTCTTAGCTCTCTGCAG GAAGAAAGACTCAGAAATTTGAGGCACCGGCTTGAAGTGCCCTTTGATGGTTCCAAAACAGAGCACCAA GATGCACTTAAACAATTATGGAAATTGGCTTACCCTGACAGGGAGCTTCCTTCACTTAAATCAGAGCTTTGGAAGGACATGGGATGGCAAGGCTCAGACCCTTCAACAGATTTTAG GGGTGGAGGATTTGTATCATTAGAGAATCTCATCTTTTTTGCCCTGAAGTACCCT GAATCATTTCAGAGACTATTGCATAAAAAAGACGGAGTCAGAGCAGAGTGGGAATATCCATTTGCCGTGGCTggaatcaatatttcttttatgttGGTGCAGATGTTGGATCTACAAGCAG GGTCTCCATCGTCTTCATCAGGAATCCGCTTCCTAAAACTTCTTGAGGAGGATGAAATGGCATTTGATATGCTTTATTGTGTTGCCTTTCAAATGATGGATGCTCAATGGCTAGCAAAGCGTGCTACTTATATGGAATTCAAT GATGTTTTGAAGTCCACGAGAACGCAGTTAGAGAGGGAGCTTGCTCTTGACGACATCTTCAGTGTCAAAGATTTACCTGCTTACAACATGTTGAGATGA